In the Candidatus Baltobacteraceae bacterium genome, GAAAAATTCAACATCACGAGCTTCAACACGCAGGTCGGAAACGTGTCGTTGACGCGTCTCACGGCCGAACAGGCGGCATGGCTGCAACAAGCGAATGCCGATCGCGCGACGTACGGTGCTTCGCCGTTGGTCTTCGACGAAATACTCGAAGAAGGGGCGCGACACTGGGCCGGCTATATGGCCGCGAACGGCCTCTATCAGGAAACGTGTCCGGCGAGCGACCCGTCGTGTCAAACCGCGCTCGCGTACGAGCAAAGCCATGCGGGAACGTACACGTCGAACGGAAGCAACATCGATTCCAAACAACCGCCGAGCACGTGGCAATCCGCCGAAGCCGACTTTCTGGCGCAGGCGAACAATTGTCCGCCGCCCGCGAACGCGGCGACCTGTCCGAACAACGCCGGTACGAGTAAATTCCTCAATCTGGTAAACGCGCGCTTCATCTGGGTCGGACTCGCGCTCGCGCCGAACGGGCGAGGAAGCGTTCCGGGAAGCTTCGCCGACTACTACGATGCCGAGTTCGGCACGCCGTATCAGTAAAGCCCCGAGGGAGGAGTTCCTTCCGGTTCGGAGCTAGTAGCCGAGGTGCACGACCTTGGAATCATCGCGCCGGTGCCGATCAAGAACCGGCGCGTCTGGCGCGATCTCGCGAAGATTCTTTCCACGGTGTTCAACCCGTTTCTGACGGCGCTGGCGCTCTTTATCATCCTGGCTCACGCCCGGGCGTTCGATACGACCAACTTTTGGTGGCTGCTCTTCTTGAGCACGTTCTTCACCTCGATCGGTCCGATGCTCTTCGTGTTCTGGCTCTATGCCACCGACCGCATCTCCGATCTGGATATGTCGATCCGCGAAGAGCGCGAACGCGTCTTCGGAGCCTTCGTCATCTTCTATTTGCTCGGCACGCTCGCGCTCTGGTTCACCCGCTCGCCTGCTCTGCTGATCGCTTCGATGGCGGGGTATACGCTCTCCACGATCGTCGTGCAGTACATCACCCGCTACTGGAAGATCAGCACGCACGCGCTTGGAATCACCGCGCCGCTGGTCGCGCTGACCCTGCTCTACGGGCGCGAATTGCTGCCGTTCTTCATACTCATACCGATGGTCTGCTGGGCGCGCGTCTATCTTAAAGCTCACACCTTCATGCAGGTGGTCGCAGGATGTGCGCTCGGGACCTTCTCGGTGATGTTCTTCTTCCGCCTCTTTCACATTAGCACGCTCTAGCGGGTCCTTCGGCCCAAGGACGCGCGTTCGGGCCGCTGAACCTTGCATGCAGTGCTCAACGAGATTCCGTCGGACGTCCTGCTCACCGCAACCGATGCGGCGACCGATTTTGTCATCCTCACCGACGCCACCGCCCCATCATGCGGCGGCCCGTTCATCACGTACGCTAACGCGCGCTTCCTCACCGAGACCCAGTACAAGGTCGACGACGTGCTCGGCAAAAGCCCGACGATGTTCTTCGGGCGAGCAACCGACACGAACGTGACGCTCGCCATTCGCACGGCGATCGAGGAGCAGCGCACGGCCAGCGCGCGGCTCGTGATCTACCGTCGCGACGGCAGCGCATTTTGGGCCGAATTCAACGGCTCGACGGTCCCCGGCGAGCACAACGATATCCGCGGCTGGATCGCCATCGGTCGAAACATCACCGAGCGAAAACGCGACGAAGATCAACTCGCGATGTTGTCCGCCGCGGTCGACAACACGTCGGATCAAATCGCGATTTACGCGATCAATGCGGTCGGGCGCCGCGCCCCGCGCCTGGTTTTCGTGAATGCAGCGATGCTCGCGCATACGGGATTCTCACGCGCCGAACTCTTCGCCGGGCGCACCGGCGTCGGTCCCGAGACCGACATGCGCGTTGTCGAACGCGTAACTGCGGCGCTGCGCAAAGGGGTGCCGATTCGCGAGCG is a window encoding:
- a CDS encoding CAP domain-containing protein; its protein translation is EKFNITSFNTQVGNVSLTRLTAEQAAWLQQANADRATYGASPLVFDEILEEGARHWAGYMAANGLYQETCPASDPSCQTALAYEQSHAGTYTSNGSNIDSKQPPSTWQSAEADFLAQANNCPPPANAATCPNNAGTSKFLNLVNARFIWVGLALAPNGRGSVPGSFADYYDAEFGTPYQ
- a CDS encoding phosphatase PAP2 family protein, which translates into the protein MHDLGIIAPVPIKNRRVWRDLAKILSTVFNPFLTALALFIILAHARAFDTTNFWWLLFLSTFFTSIGPMLFVFWLYATDRISDLDMSIREERERVFGAFVIFYLLGTLALWFTRSPALLIASMAGYTLSTIVVQYITRYWKISTHALGITAPLVALTLLYGRELLPFFILIPMVCWARVYLKAHTFMQVVAGCALGTFSVMFFFRLFHISTL